From one Anaeromyxobacter diazotrophicus genomic stretch:
- the hybA gene encoding hydrogenase 2 operon protein HybA, which produces MRISRRSLLKGAVAAGAATAVVGRAEAREKREVEAEAVGMLYDSTLCIGCRACVTKCKEANGLPYDRSADGLYDQPDDLNGNTKNVIKVLASEGGQYAFMKQQCMHCVDPSCVSVCMMGALHKEGQGTRHHDGEVRGSGIVLYDKNTCVGCRYCQIACPYLIPKFEWTKAFPLIVKCELCRHRADPKKAGPLAVANPACCEVCPREAVVYGKRAELLAEAKRRLAANPQKYNGHVYGEVEGGGTQVLYLAAKGVEFKQLGLPELPEESQAYFSEHVSHMPYLNGITPIALYAAAAFVVRRNRKKEEAAEHHGEGK; this is translated from the coding sequence ATGCGCATCTCCCGTCGAAGCCTGCTGAAGGGGGCGGTGGCGGCCGGGGCCGCGACCGCCGTCGTCGGCCGGGCCGAAGCCCGCGAGAAGCGGGAGGTCGAGGCGGAAGCGGTCGGCATGCTGTACGACTCGACCCTCTGCATCGGCTGCCGCGCCTGCGTCACGAAGTGCAAGGAGGCGAACGGCCTCCCCTACGACCGCAGCGCGGACGGCCTCTACGACCAGCCCGACGACCTGAACGGCAACACCAAGAACGTCATCAAGGTGCTCGCTTCCGAGGGCGGCCAGTACGCCTTCATGAAGCAGCAGTGCATGCACTGCGTCGACCCGTCCTGCGTCTCGGTCTGCATGATGGGCGCCCTCCACAAGGAGGGCCAGGGCACCCGCCACCACGACGGCGAGGTGCGCGGCAGCGGCATCGTCCTCTACGACAAGAACACCTGCGTCGGCTGCCGCTACTGCCAGATCGCCTGCCCGTACCTCATCCCGAAGTTCGAGTGGACGAAGGCGTTCCCGCTCATCGTGAAGTGCGAGCTGTGCCGGCACCGGGCAGATCCCAAGAAGGCGGGCCCGCTGGCGGTGGCGAACCCTGCCTGCTGCGAGGTGTGCCCGCGCGAGGCGGTGGTCTACGGCAAGCGCGCGGAGCTGCTCGCCGAGGCGAAGCGCCGCCTGGCGGCGAACCCGCAGAAGTACAACGGCCACGTCTACGGCGAGGTCGAGGGCGGCGGGACGCAGGTGCTGTACCTCGCCGCGAAGGGCGTCGAGTTCAAGCAGCTCGGCCTGCCCGAGCTGCCGGAGGAGTCGCAGGCCTACTTCTCCGAGCACGTCTCGCACATGCCGTACCTGAACGGCATCACGCCCATCGCGCTCTACGCGGCGGCCGCGTTCGTGGTGCGCCGGAACCGGAAGAAGGAAGAGGCGGCCGAGCACCATGGGGAGGGCAAGTAG
- a CDS encoding hydrogenase maturation protease yields the protein MSRIAIIGLGNVLMGDDGFGPYVAQLLEGWYDWPDDVQVTEIGTQGVDLTPFVRGAEALVVVSSVHRKAPPGTLHRVSHAEVMDRELPNREPALRNSPYEPALRNLVLTLEFTGGAPRQVAVVGAEPESVELNGGLSDRVRPALEPAVAAVLEVLATHGVRPRPRQPRPEVLPWWEIRQGA from the coding sequence ATGTCACGCATCGCGATCATCGGACTCGGCAACGTCCTCATGGGCGACGACGGCTTCGGCCCGTACGTCGCGCAGCTCCTCGAGGGCTGGTACGACTGGCCCGACGACGTGCAGGTCACGGAGATCGGCACGCAGGGCGTCGACCTGACGCCCTTCGTGCGCGGCGCCGAGGCGCTGGTGGTGGTCTCGAGCGTCCACCGCAAGGCGCCGCCCGGCACCCTGCACCGGGTGTCGCACGCCGAGGTGATGGACCGGGAGCTCCCGAACCGCGAGCCGGCGCTCCGCAACAGCCCCTACGAGCCGGCGCTGCGGAACCTGGTCCTCACGCTCGAGTTCACCGGCGGCGCCCCGCGCCAGGTGGCGGTGGTCGGGGCCGAGCCCGAGAGCGTGGAGCTCAACGGCGGGCTCTCCGACCGGGTCCGCCCGGCGCTCGAGCCGGCGGTGGCGGCGGTGCTGGAGGTGCTCGCCACGCACGGCGTGCGGCCGCGGCCTCGCCAGCCCAGGCCGGAAGTGCTGCCGTGGTGGGAGATCCGGCAGGGAGCCTAG
- a CDS encoding nickel-dependent hydrogenase large subunit, whose translation MSQRVTIDPVTRIEGHLRIDLEVEGNKVKNAWSSGTMWRGIETILQGRDPREAWIFAQRICGVCTTVHAMASVRSVENALDLEVPMNAQYIRNIIVAAHCLHDHIVHFYHLSALDWVDVTSALKADPAAASKLAESLSPWKHNSTRDLAAVKEKLAGFVAGGQLGIFQNGYWGHPAMRLPPEVNLLAVSHYLQALEYQRKALQVVAILGSKTPNIQNLAVGGVANAINLDNPATLNMQKLYQVKELLDEVSAFVQQAYFPDVAAVGGLYAEWTKYGAGVTDYLSVPELPLDTKGTKFDMPGGTIIAGQTKPIGGFGDAYFRDGVTESSKYAYYADSGSPLHPWKGETKPHYTGDWKAETPAPDKYTWVKAPRFNGKPMQVGPLAQVMYALKAGDPLTTKYATAMLNTAGAVAKTKLTPAVLESTVGRIAARAIRAAVMSELAQKHWKLLVENIGKGDTTIFNDPMPKLAKGEYQGVGFHEAPRGTLSHWTVIKNGKLANYQAVVPSTWNAGPRAKDDKDLGPYEKSLVGNPIADPKKPLEALRTVHSFDPCLACAIHTVDGEGQEIARVKVL comes from the coding sequence ATGAGCCAGAGAGTCACCATCGACCCCGTCACCCGCATCGAGGGCCACCTCCGCATCGACCTCGAGGTGGAGGGGAACAAGGTCAAGAACGCCTGGTCGTCGGGCACCATGTGGCGCGGGATCGAGACCATCCTGCAGGGTCGCGATCCGCGCGAGGCCTGGATCTTCGCCCAGCGCATCTGCGGCGTGTGCACCACCGTGCACGCCATGGCGTCGGTGCGCTCGGTCGAGAACGCGCTCGACCTCGAAGTGCCGATGAACGCGCAGTACATCCGCAACATCATCGTCGCGGCGCACTGCCTGCACGATCACATCGTCCACTTCTACCATCTGTCCGCGCTGGACTGGGTGGACGTGACGAGCGCGCTCAAGGCCGATCCGGCCGCGGCGTCGAAGCTCGCCGAGTCGCTCTCCCCGTGGAAGCACAACTCCACCCGGGACCTGGCGGCGGTGAAGGAGAAGCTGGCCGGCTTCGTCGCGGGCGGCCAGCTCGGCATCTTCCAGAACGGCTACTGGGGCCACCCGGCGATGCGGCTGCCGCCGGAGGTGAACCTGCTCGCCGTCTCGCACTACCTGCAGGCGCTCGAGTACCAGCGCAAGGCGCTGCAGGTGGTGGCGATCCTCGGCTCGAAGACGCCGAACATCCAGAACCTGGCCGTGGGCGGCGTGGCCAACGCCATCAACCTCGACAACCCGGCCACGCTCAACATGCAGAAGCTGTATCAGGTGAAGGAGCTGCTCGACGAGGTGTCCGCGTTCGTCCAGCAGGCGTACTTCCCCGACGTGGCGGCGGTGGGCGGCCTGTACGCCGAGTGGACCAAGTACGGCGCCGGCGTCACCGACTACCTGTCGGTCCCGGAGCTGCCGCTCGACACGAAGGGCACGAAGTTCGACATGCCCGGCGGCACGATCATCGCCGGCCAGACGAAGCCGATCGGCGGCTTCGGCGACGCGTACTTCCGCGACGGCGTGACCGAGTCGTCGAAGTACGCCTACTACGCCGACTCCGGCTCGCCGCTCCACCCGTGGAAGGGCGAGACCAAGCCCCACTACACCGGCGACTGGAAGGCCGAGACCCCCGCCCCCGACAAGTACACCTGGGTGAAGGCGCCCCGCTTCAACGGGAAGCCCATGCAGGTCGGCCCGCTGGCGCAGGTCATGTACGCGCTCAAGGCCGGCGACCCGCTCACCACCAAGTACGCGACGGCCATGCTCAACACGGCCGGCGCGGTGGCGAAGACGAAGCTCACCCCGGCCGTCCTCGAGTCCACCGTCGGCCGCATCGCCGCCCGCGCCATCCGCGCGGCGGTGATGAGCGAGCTCGCCCAGAAGCACTGGAAGCTGCTGGTCGAGAACATCGGCAAGGGCGACACCACCATCTTCAACGACCCGATGCCGAAGCTGGCCAAGGGCGAGTACCAGGGCGTCGGCTTCCACGAGGCGCCGCGCGGGACGCTCTCGCACTGGACGGTCATCAAGAACGGCAAGCTCGCCAACTACCAGGCGGTCGTGCCCTCGACCTGGAACGCCGGCCCCCGCGCCAAGGACGACAAGGACCTCGGCCCGTACGAGAAGTCGCTCGTCGGCAACCCCATCGCCGACCCGAAGAAGCCGCTCGAGGCGCTCCGCACGGTCCACTCGTTCGACCCGTGCCTCGCCTGCGCCATCCACACCGTGGACGGCGAGGGGCAGGAGATCGCCCGCGTGAAGGTGCTGTAA
- a CDS encoding sigma-54-dependent transcriptional regulator has protein sequence MEAVSALTSVPDDRSSAPARPRAQSVLVVDDEVRSLEALTRTLEEEFTVFTASTAEEALEVLRREFVTIILCDQRMPGMPGVAFLKKVRAEWPDPIRIVISGYTDAEDIIAGVNEAGIWQYLLKPWHPEQLLLTLRSAVEVYRLQREHQRLSLELRDAPVVLKQQVEAKRAQARQRFAADAIVRAPDSPLERVCELVERIAPHDLSVLITGESGTGKELVARALHYGSGRGARPFVIENCGALPDELLESELFGHKRGAFTGAYEDRLGLFQEADGGTIFLDEIGDTSAAFQVKLLRALQEGEIRPVGSSRTLSVDVRVVAATNRDLDEDVRTGRFREDLYYRIATVTLPLPPLRDRPMDIEPLARSILERSRAQLRLPVEGFTPEAMACLKRYRWPGNGRELQNEVQRMLALADGPWLGAELLSPRVLHAAAEGQERDLSLLAGLDGTLKERIEQLEARILRETLLRHRWNKTRAAQELGLSRVGLRSKLARYQLERS, from the coding sequence TTGGAAGCGGTCTCAGCCCTCACTTCGGTCCCCGACGACCGGAGCAGCGCCCCTGCGCGCCCGCGCGCGCAGTCCGTGCTGGTGGTCGACGACGAGGTGCGCTCGCTGGAGGCGCTCACGCGGACGCTGGAGGAGGAGTTCACCGTCTTCACCGCCAGCACCGCGGAGGAGGCGCTCGAGGTCCTCCGGCGGGAGTTCGTCACCATCATCCTCTGCGACCAGCGGATGCCCGGCATGCCCGGGGTGGCGTTCCTGAAGAAGGTCCGGGCGGAGTGGCCCGACCCGATCCGCATCGTCATCTCCGGCTACACCGACGCCGAGGACATCATCGCGGGCGTCAACGAGGCCGGGATCTGGCAGTACCTCCTCAAGCCCTGGCACCCCGAGCAGCTCCTGCTCACGCTCCGCAGCGCGGTCGAGGTCTACCGGCTGCAGCGCGAGCACCAGCGGCTCTCGCTCGAGCTGCGCGACGCGCCGGTGGTGCTGAAGCAGCAGGTCGAGGCCAAGCGGGCCCAGGCGCGCCAGCGCTTCGCCGCCGACGCCATCGTCCGCGCGCCGGACAGCCCGCTCGAGCGCGTCTGCGAGCTGGTCGAGCGCATCGCGCCCCACGACCTCTCGGTGCTCATCACCGGCGAGTCCGGCACCGGCAAGGAGCTCGTCGCCCGCGCGCTGCACTACGGCAGCGGCCGGGGCGCGCGCCCGTTCGTGATCGAGAACTGCGGCGCCTTGCCGGACGAGCTGCTCGAGTCGGAGCTGTTCGGCCACAAGCGCGGCGCGTTCACCGGCGCCTACGAGGATCGGCTCGGCCTCTTCCAGGAGGCGGACGGCGGGACCATCTTCCTCGACGAGATCGGCGACACCTCGGCCGCCTTCCAGGTGAAGCTCCTGCGGGCCCTGCAGGAGGGCGAGATCCGCCCGGTGGGAAGCTCGCGCACGCTCTCGGTGGACGTGCGCGTGGTCGCCGCCACCAACCGCGACCTCGACGAGGACGTCCGGACCGGCCGCTTCCGCGAGGATCTCTACTACCGCATCGCCACCGTGACCCTGCCGCTCCCGCCGCTCCGCGACCGGCCGATGGACATCGAGCCGCTGGCGCGGTCGATCCTGGAGCGGAGCCGGGCGCAGCTGCGCCTCCCGGTGGAGGGGTTCACGCCCGAGGCCATGGCGTGCCTCAAGCGCTATCGCTGGCCCGGCAACGGCCGCGAGCTGCAGAACGAGGTCCAGCGCATGCTGGCCCTGGCCGACGGGCCCTGGCTGGGGGCGGAGCTGCTCTCCCCGCGCGTGCTGCACGCCGCCGCCGAGGGGCAGGAGCGCGACCTCTCGCTCCTCGCCGGGCTCGACGGGACGTTGAAGGAGCGCATCGAGCAGCTCGAGGCGCGCATCCTGCGCGAGACGCTCCTGCGGCACCGCTGGAACAAGACGCGCGCGGCCCAGGAGCTGGGGCTGTCGCGGGTGGGGCTCCGGTCGAAGCTCGCCCGCTACCAGCTCGAGCGGAGCTGA
- a CDS encoding hydrogenase small subunit: MSELETKGVSRRDFLKVATMAAGAVGLPAWAGEKMAEKAASSAKPPVIWLHFQECTGCSESLLRTSAPDVAQLILGLISLDYHETLMVPSGYQAEKSLEESMEKNAGKYVLVVEGAIPTKEDGIYCRVGGKTAMETLKKVAAKAGAIVSIGSCASWGGIPSADPNPTGAVGVNKLVTDKPVVNIPGCPANPYNLLGTVLQFATFGTLPALDDLGRPKFAYARTIHEDCPRRPHFDAGRFAQKYGDEGHKAGYCLYKLGCKGPATHANCSLNHFVEVPGAWPIGIGHPCFGCTEQKLGFRMPLHDTVDVERPTAPGTYPAIRPDHSVVTPASVGVAGLIVGGLVGAGYMASKKLSNDTEKQGKE; the protein is encoded by the coding sequence ATGAGCGAGCTGGAAACCAAGGGCGTTTCGCGCCGCGACTTCCTGAAGGTGGCCACCATGGCCGCCGGCGCGGTCGGCCTGCCGGCCTGGGCCGGCGAGAAGATGGCGGAGAAGGCCGCCTCGAGCGCCAAGCCGCCCGTCATCTGGCTGCACTTCCAGGAGTGCACCGGCTGCTCGGAGTCGCTGCTCCGCACGAGCGCCCCCGACGTCGCCCAGCTCATCCTGGGCCTCATCTCGCTCGACTACCACGAGACGCTCATGGTGCCGTCCGGCTACCAGGCGGAGAAGTCGCTCGAGGAGTCGATGGAGAAGAACGCCGGGAAGTACGTGCTCGTGGTCGAGGGCGCCATCCCGACGAAGGAGGACGGCATCTACTGCCGCGTCGGCGGCAAGACCGCCATGGAGACGCTGAAGAAGGTCGCCGCCAAGGCGGGCGCCATCGTCTCCATCGGCTCCTGCGCCTCCTGGGGCGGCATCCCCTCGGCCGACCCGAACCCCACGGGCGCGGTGGGCGTGAACAAGCTCGTCACCGACAAGCCGGTGGTGAACATCCCCGGCTGCCCGGCGAACCCGTACAACCTGCTCGGCACCGTGCTCCAGTTCGCGACCTTCGGCACGCTGCCGGCGCTCGACGACCTGGGCCGCCCGAAGTTCGCCTACGCCCGCACCATCCACGAGGACTGCCCGCGCCGGCCGCACTTCGACGCCGGCCGCTTCGCGCAGAAGTACGGCGACGAGGGCCACAAGGCCGGCTACTGCCTCTACAAGCTCGGCTGCAAGGGCCCGGCGACGCACGCCAACTGCTCGCTCAACCACTTCGTCGAGGTCCCCGGCGCCTGGCCCATCGGCATCGGCCACCCGTGCTTCGGCTGCACCGAGCAGAAGCTCGGCTTCCGCATGCCGCTGCACGACACGGTCGACGTCGAGCGCCCGACCGCCCCGGGCACCTACCCGGCCATCCGCCCCGACCACAGCGTCGTGACGCCGGCCTCGGTGGGCGTGGCGGGCCTCATCGTCGGCGGGCTGGTCGGCGCCGGCTACATGGCCTCGAAGAAGCTCTCGAACGACACCGAGAAGCAGGGGAAGGAGTAG
- a CDS encoding Ni/Fe-hydrogenase cytochrome b subunit, protein MSGHDHPKAIGGKLFSPLMNVCLGLFALSVAVMAYRFFAGVGPVSAMSDGYAWGIWEPVNVVVFTGIGAGAYSTGLLCYLLNQGKYHPLVRPAVLLGAIAYSLAGASILIALGRYWNVYWLFLPGVWNLGSVLLEVAACVMTYVMVLWIEVLPAVLEGAADSKHPFWAKIGKKWGPVLAKAMPYFIAAAMILPTMHQSSLGGLMLIAGPKLNPLWHTALLPTLALISCLAMGYGAVVALTNILHMTWNAKADQRLFADLSKVNGGLLFLFVVVRLVDIAAHGKLKYLGVFDFHLFFFLLETALFLVPAFMFFSKKVQQNRGKLLGAALLSILAGALWRIDAYLTAYNGGDGFEYMPSLGEIAVTVGMAAVGVAVFLVVARFFPVVVVDDARDHSHVGAGQVQAAAGR, encoded by the coding sequence ATGAGCGGCCACGATCATCCGAAGGCCATCGGCGGCAAGCTGTTCAGCCCGCTGATGAACGTCTGCCTGGGTCTCTTCGCGCTGTCGGTCGCGGTCATGGCCTACCGGTTCTTCGCCGGCGTCGGGCCGGTGAGCGCCATGTCCGACGGCTACGCCTGGGGCATCTGGGAGCCGGTCAACGTCGTCGTCTTCACCGGCATCGGCGCGGGCGCCTACTCGACGGGCCTGCTCTGCTACCTCCTCAACCAGGGCAAGTACCACCCGCTGGTCCGCCCGGCGGTGCTGCTCGGCGCCATCGCGTACTCGCTGGCGGGCGCCTCCATCCTCATCGCGCTGGGCCGGTACTGGAACGTCTACTGGCTGTTCCTGCCCGGCGTGTGGAACCTCGGCTCGGTGCTGCTCGAGGTCGCCGCCTGCGTGATGACCTACGTGATGGTGCTGTGGATCGAGGTGCTCCCGGCCGTCCTCGAGGGCGCCGCCGACAGCAAGCACCCGTTCTGGGCGAAGATCGGCAAGAAGTGGGGGCCGGTGCTGGCGAAGGCCATGCCCTACTTCATCGCCGCGGCGATGATCCTGCCCACCATGCACCAGAGCTCGCTCGGCGGCCTCATGCTCATCGCCGGGCCGAAGCTGAACCCGCTCTGGCACACCGCGCTCCTGCCCACCCTGGCCCTCATCTCCTGCCTCGCCATGGGCTACGGCGCGGTGGTGGCGCTGACGAACATCCTGCACATGACCTGGAACGCGAAGGCCGACCAGCGGCTCTTCGCCGACCTCTCCAAGGTGAACGGCGGCCTGCTCTTCCTGTTCGTCGTGGTCCGCCTGGTCGACATCGCCGCCCACGGCAAGCTCAAGTACCTGGGGGTCTTCGACTTCCACCTGTTCTTCTTCCTGCTCGAGACGGCGCTCTTCCTCGTCCCGGCCTTCATGTTCTTCTCGAAGAAGGTCCAGCAGAACCGGGGCAAGCTCCTCGGCGCCGCGCTGCTCTCCATCCTCGCCGGCGCGCTGTGGCGCATCGACGCCTACCTCACGGCCTACAACGGCGGGGATGGCTTCGAGTACATGCCGTCCCTCGGCGAGATCGCCGTCACCGTCGGAATGGCGGCCGTCGGGGTCGCCGTGTTCCTCGTCGTCGCTCGGTTCTTCCCGGTCGTGGTCGTCGATGACGCCCGCGATCACTCCCATGTCGGCGCGGGTCAGGTTCAGGCCGCTGCCGGTCGATAG
- a CDS encoding HupU protein, translating into MPGDSSAGGRLNVLWLQSGGCGGCSMSLLGSKAGDLHRTLAGAGVELLWHPSLSEASGAEALEVWRACADGRTRLDVLCLEGAVLRGPAGTGRFHLAAGTGEPMMAWVRRLAARARQVVAVGTCAAFGGMSSGGGNPADACGLQYEGDAPGGLLGAEWRAPDGLPVVNVAGCPPHPDWMVETLVALGMGALGPADLDRLGRPRAYADQLVHHGCPRNEYYEFKASAHRPSDLGCLMENMGCKATQAHADCNTRLWNGSGSCLRGGFACIDCTAPGFEEPGHPFAATPKVAGIPIALPIDMPKAWFVALAALSKSATPRRVRENAVADHPLVPPGIRTAGRK; encoded by the coding sequence ATGCCGGGCGACTCCAGCGCCGGCGGGCGCCTCAACGTCCTGTGGCTCCAGTCCGGCGGGTGCGGCGGCTGCAGCATGTCGCTCCTCGGCTCCAAGGCGGGCGACCTCCACCGGACGCTGGCCGGCGCCGGGGTGGAGCTGCTCTGGCACCCGAGCCTCTCCGAGGCGAGCGGCGCCGAGGCGCTCGAGGTGTGGCGCGCCTGCGCCGACGGCCGGACGCGGCTCGACGTGCTCTGCCTGGAGGGCGCGGTGCTGCGCGGGCCGGCGGGCACGGGCCGCTTCCACCTGGCGGCCGGGACCGGCGAGCCGATGATGGCCTGGGTGCGCCGCCTGGCGGCGCGGGCGCGGCAGGTGGTGGCGGTGGGCACCTGCGCCGCCTTCGGCGGGATGAGCTCGGGCGGCGGCAACCCGGCCGACGCCTGCGGCCTGCAGTACGAGGGCGACGCGCCGGGCGGGCTGCTCGGCGCGGAGTGGCGCGCGCCGGACGGGCTGCCGGTGGTCAACGTGGCGGGGTGCCCGCCCCACCCCGACTGGATGGTCGAGACGCTGGTCGCGCTCGGGATGGGCGCGCTCGGCCCGGCCGACCTCGACCGGCTGGGGCGCCCCAGGGCCTACGCCGACCAGCTCGTGCACCACGGCTGCCCGCGCAACGAGTACTACGAGTTCAAGGCGAGCGCGCACCGGCCTTCGGACCTGGGCTGCCTCATGGAGAACATGGGGTGCAAGGCGACGCAGGCGCACGCCGACTGCAACACGCGCCTGTGGAACGGCTCGGGGTCGTGCCTCCGCGGCGGGTTCGCGTGCATCGACTGCACCGCGCCCGGGTTCGAGGAGCCGGGCCACCCCTTCGCCGCCACGCCGAAGGTGGCCGGCATCCCCATCGCGCTGCCCATCGACATGCCCAAGGCCTGGTTCGTGGCGCTGGCGGCGCTGTCCAAGTCGGCCACCCCGCGGCGCGTCCGCGAGAACGCGGTCGCCGACCACCCGCTCGTCCCCCCCGGAATCCGGACCGCGGGGCGCAAGTGA
- a CDS encoding methyl-accepting chemotaxis protein gives MFRWLKTTVGRVALGFFVAGAMMLAGSALAYLGQRKVANQLETVASVHYPSALALDRLALGQMQVFRFVNGCLIRGLSAEDRQLSLDRLERGLSAVEEARRAYEALPRGARASALWQETAAPLVAWQRAVRSVMEAARARNAAEAAARAAGAEGPQLAAAEQDLYRAWYDARKALAAVDAPVQAVVQENTASLEAERRLARQVVSWCGVLMAAAVVLALAGLAAIGLTIARSTGAALRNLASETGRVRNALVEGQLQARVDPGAVAEEFRPVIAGLNEAMDAVARPLDEAIDWLVAFCAGEIPPNVEGDYRGRFDELKRGLNDLMTTVASRGRDLDALIRSAKEGQLSARADASRYRGSHRKILDHVNELLELVEAPGREARRVLEALAQRDLTVRMEGSYQGDHARMREAVNATAQALHDALGQVAEAAHQVASASGQIASSSQVVAGGASQQASALEETAASLATMTSTTAQAADHARQADALAKTAHAAATAGAAAVGQMTSSMARIRASAEGTSQIIKDIGEIAFQTNLLALNAAVEAARAGEAGRGFAVVAEEVRSLALRSKEAAHKTEELIRQAVKQAGEGDAMAREVSSQLGEIVGSVARVTEIVAELSASAKEQAAGIVQISKAVGEMDAVVQQNAASSEESSSAAEELSSQSQELAGMVATFQLSRAGQPGRAPAKTARPRRAGTDERAGNAAAR, from the coding sequence ATGTTCCGCTGGCTCAAGACGACGGTGGGCCGCGTCGCGCTCGGCTTCTTCGTCGCGGGCGCGATGATGCTGGCCGGTTCCGCGCTCGCCTACCTGGGCCAGCGCAAGGTCGCGAACCAGCTCGAGACCGTGGCGAGCGTGCACTACCCGAGCGCGCTGGCCCTGGACCGGCTCGCGCTCGGGCAGATGCAGGTCTTCCGCTTCGTGAATGGTTGCCTGATCCGGGGCCTGTCGGCGGAGGACCGCCAGCTCTCGCTCGACCGGCTCGAGCGGGGGTTGAGCGCGGTGGAGGAGGCGCGCCGCGCTTACGAGGCGCTGCCGCGCGGCGCGCGCGCCAGCGCGCTGTGGCAGGAGACTGCCGCGCCGCTCGTGGCCTGGCAGCGCGCGGTCCGGTCGGTCATGGAGGCGGCGCGGGCGCGCAACGCCGCCGAGGCGGCGGCGCGCGCGGCGGGAGCGGAGGGCCCCCAGCTGGCCGCGGCGGAGCAGGACCTGTACCGCGCCTGGTACGACGCGCGAAAGGCGCTCGCCGCGGTCGACGCCCCCGTGCAGGCGGTGGTGCAGGAGAACACCGCCTCGCTCGAGGCGGAGCGCCGCCTCGCGCGGCAGGTCGTGTCCTGGTGCGGGGTCCTCATGGCAGCGGCGGTGGTCCTGGCGCTGGCAGGCCTGGCGGCGATCGGCCTCACCATCGCCCGCAGCACGGGAGCCGCCCTCCGGAACCTCGCCTCCGAGACGGGGCGGGTGCGCAACGCGCTGGTCGAGGGGCAGCTCCAGGCGCGCGTCGACCCCGGCGCCGTGGCGGAGGAGTTCCGGCCCGTGATCGCCGGCCTGAACGAGGCCATGGACGCGGTCGCGCGGCCGCTCGACGAGGCGATCGACTGGCTCGTGGCCTTCTGCGCGGGCGAGATCCCGCCGAACGTCGAGGGGGACTACCGCGGCCGGTTCGACGAGCTGAAGCGCGGGCTCAACGACCTCATGACCACGGTGGCGAGCCGCGGGCGGGACCTCGACGCGCTCATCCGGTCCGCCAAGGAGGGGCAGCTCTCCGCTCGCGCGGACGCGTCGCGCTACCGCGGCTCGCACCGCAAGATCCTCGACCACGTGAACGAGCTGCTGGAGCTCGTCGAGGCGCCCGGCCGCGAGGCGCGGCGGGTGCTCGAGGCGCTGGCGCAGCGCGACCTCACGGTCCGGATGGAGGGCAGCTACCAGGGCGACCACGCCCGGATGCGCGAGGCGGTGAACGCGACCGCGCAGGCGCTCCACGACGCGCTGGGGCAGGTCGCCGAGGCGGCCCACCAGGTCGCCTCCGCCTCGGGCCAGATCGCCTCGTCGAGCCAGGTCGTGGCGGGCGGCGCGAGCCAGCAGGCGAGCGCGCTGGAGGAGACGGCCGCCAGCCTCGCGACCATGACCTCGACCACCGCGCAGGCGGCCGACCACGCCCGCCAGGCGGACGCGCTGGCGAAGACGGCGCACGCCGCCGCCACCGCCGGCGCGGCGGCGGTCGGGCAGATGACCAGCTCCATGGCGCGGATCCGCGCCTCGGCCGAGGGCACCTCCCAGATCATCAAGGACATCGGCGAGATCGCCTTCCAGACGAACCTCCTCGCCCTCAACGCCGCCGTCGAGGCCGCGCGCGCGGGGGAGGCCGGCCGCGGCTTCGCCGTGGTCGCGGAGGAGGTCCGCTCGCTCGCCCTGCGCTCCAAGGAGGCCGCGCACAAGACCGAGGAGCTCATCCGGCAGGCGGTGAAGCAGGCCGGGGAAGGCGACGCCATGGCGCGGGAGGTGTCGTCGCAGCTGGGCGAGATCGTCGGCTCCGTCGCCCGCGTGACGGAGATCGTGGCCGAGCTCTCCGCGTCGGCGAAGGAGCAGGCGGCTGGCATCGTGCAGATCAGCAAGGCCGTCGGCGAGATGGACGCGGTCGTGCAACAGAACGCCGCCAGCTCCGAGGAGTCGTCCTCGGCGGCCGAGGAGCTGTCGAGCCAGTCTCAGGAGCTCGCCGGCATGGTGGCGACCTTCCAGCTCTCGCGCGCCGGCCAGCCCGGCCGGGCGCCGGCGAAGACCGCACGCCCCCGGAGAGCTGGGACCGACGAACGCGCTGGCAACGCCGCGGCTCGCTAG